From Campylobacter concisus:
AATGGGAACTTAAAAAGGCTGATAAAAACATCGATCACAGGCGTGTTTTAAACATCGCTACCTATCTAAAAAGAAAAGGTTTTGAGGTGAGTGATGATAAATTTTTACCAGGCGATATCGTCACATGGATGCTACCAAGAAATCTCCCGCACATCGGCGTGATCTCAGATAAATTTGAAGGCCAAACGCCGCTTGTCATCCACAATATCGGCTCTGGCGTGCAAGAAGAAAACATACTTTATAGCTACAAGATCACGGGGCATTTTAGACTAAAGTAGCAAATGGCTTTTTAATCAAATTTTAGGCAAAATCGCAAAAAATAAATTCAAGGAAAAATAATGTTAGAAGTTAGGGGACTTACTCAAAGATTTGCAAGCAGTTTGCTATTTGAGGATGTAAATTTAAAGCTAAATCGCCACAACAGATACGGACTAATCGGTGCAAATGGCGCTGGTAAATCGACATTTTTAAAAATTTTAAGCGGAGC
This genomic window contains:
- a CDS encoding DUF1287 domain-containing protein, which encodes MKKFLLLALFATQVFAFSASKFVNDARSQIGVTLSYDPSYERLAYPMGDVDIKKGVCTDVVVRALRHQEMDLQRLIFEDMSRNFASYPKKWELKKADKNIDHRRVLNIATYLKRKGFEVSDDKFLPGDIVTWMLPRNLPHIGVISDKFEGQTPLVIHNIGSGVQEENILYSYKITGHFRLK